From the Saccharomonospora marina XMU15 genome, the window AAGGCGCGCTGCCGGCTGTGCGACCGGCCGCTGGTGGGGACCATGGAGGTCAAGCTGGGGCGCTGCGGCAGTTGCCCCGCAGAGGTCGACGAGGGGCTGCTGGTCCGGCTGAAGGACTGGAGGGCACGGCGGGCACGAGAGCTCAACGTTCCCGCGTTCGTCGTGTTCACCGACGCGACGCTGCTCGCCATCGCCGAGCAGCGGCCCACCGACGATCGCGCGCTCGTGTCGATCTCCGGGATCGGGGCCACCAAGCTCGACAGGTTCGGTGCGGACGTGCTCGCCGTGATCAAGGAGTGCGACGGTCGGTAGCGTCGCGCTCGCGGTGGGGGTCGGTAGGAGTTGCTGCTGAGGCGAGCCACTACCCCCGGCGGGGGAAGTTCGAAAAATCAGTTGCCCCTCGATGTCCAGGCGCAATAGCCTGCAATCACTGGGTGGAAGATCCGCAACTTTTCGGTCGCCAAGGTGACGACCGTGCGGACAGCGAAGGGAGGTGCCGCGATGAAGCTGTTCGAAGCGAATGGCCTCGGTGGCACCACGCTGTCCCGGACCGCTGGAACGGTCGTCACCGCCTGCCCCCTCAACGAGGTTCATCGAGCAGGCAGGCGTCATGACACCGTGGCATTCCGCGCTCGCCGTGCGGCTGCCGCCGACGTCGCCGAGGCCATGTCCCCGGAGTTCCTCCTGGTGGCCGTCGATCTGCCGACCAAGAAGCAGCCCTGGGTTCCGTTGTGCCCAAGTGAGAGATCGCCCTGACAGCAATACCGTCAAGGACAGGCTCACGAAGGCCGCGGAACCGCATCGGGTCCGCGGCCTTCGTGCTGTTTCGGGCAGATGTGGCTTGACAGAAACCCTTAAACACAAAGGAGAACAGGAATGTCATCGGCAACCGCCTTCGCGTCAGAGGAGGCGTTAACCGATCAGTGGACGGCCGGCGCCGGAGTCGCCGAGTTGTTCGACGCGGTGTCTGAGCCGGAACTGCGCCTGCCTTGCCGCTCGGGAGAGGCGGACCTGTGGTTCGCCGAAGCTCCTGCGGACCTGGAGCGAGCGAAGCACCTCTGCGGTGACTGCCCGGTGCGGGCGTCCTGCCTTGCCGGCGCTCTCGCTCGCCGTGAGCCGTGGGGAGTTTGGGGCGGCGAGATATTCGAGCGAGGTGCGGTTGTGGCGAGAAAGCGACCGCGGGGTCGTCCCCGCAAGAACCCGATCGAGCCCGTCAGCGCAGGACAGCGGAGTGCGGCATGAGCACACACACCGTTGATCGGCGAAGGGCACCGCAAGTGTGGTCGGGGGCCGAGTTCGTTCGGCCGCGTACCACCCGATACCGGAAGCGGGAGTTTTCCCAGATGTTGCTGAACGAAGAACTGGCCAGAGCGCGAATACGTGACTGGCTGCAAGCCGCGGAGGGGCAGCGGGACGCCCGTGTCGCCCGTGCCGCGTCGCGGTGGGAGCGGTTGGCCCGCTGGGCATCCGGCCGCTCGCGACGGCTGACCCGGTAGCAGGGGGCGGGGCGGGAGGCGAACGCCAGGTTCGCTTCCCGCCCCGGCGCCGCGCACGGTCGTGTTGAATGGTCCGATGCCAGGTCATACCCACGACGATGTCGACTGGGCCGCTCGGCTCACCTCGTTGCGCCGACTTGACGACCTCGAACGAGATGCACTGGTCGAAGTCGCGCGGCGGCTGACCGACGGGTTGCCTCATGGACCAACCGTGGTCGACGTCGGCTGCGGCGCGGGGGGAATGAGCCTCGCGCTGGCCGACGCCTTGCGGCGGGCAGGCGGTGGAACCCTGATCCTTGTCGACGCTGTCGACGAGGTGCTGGCGGCGGCATCGCAGTCCGTCGCTGCTGCCGGCGACTCGCTGGTGCGCGTGGAAGCCGTGCTGGCCGATGTCGGCGCCGACCAGGTGCGCGAGGTGATTACCGAGGCCGACCTGATCTGGGCGGCGTCGGTCCTGCATCACGTTCCCGATCAGCAGGCCGCAGTGAACCGTCTTGCCGGTGTGCTGCGGCCGGGCGGCCTGCTGGCCGTCGCGGAAGGTGGCCTCGCGCCCCGTTGCCTGCCGTGGGACATCGGGATCGGCAGGCCCGGACTTGAGGAACGCTTGAACGGCGCACGCGAGTCATGGTTCGAAGGCTTGCGCGCAGGCATGCCCGACGTGGCGCGGATGCCGTACGGCTGGACTTGCGCCCTGCGGCGAGCGGGACTGTCGGACCTTCGCTCGTTCAGTTACCTGGTGGACCACCCCGCTCCGGCTGACTCGGCGGTGCTCGACTTCGTGCTCGATCGGTTCGCGTGGTACTCAGAAATCGCCACTGACCACGTCAGCGAGCAGGATCGTGAGGCGGTGCGGCGCCTGCTCGATCCCGACTCACCGGACTACCTCGGTCAGCGCGACGACGTGTACCTCCTGGCTGCCAGGACCGTGCACACCGGACGGCGAGTGTGATGCCACGGTCTTTCGTGCCCGGTCGCGGCGCGAACCAGGACTGGCGACAACAATGCGCGTGGGTCGGCGTGGGTTCGAGAAACCGGAGGCGGTCGGCCCCGCCCGCGTGTGCGCCCCATGCTCGGACCCGGGCTCGCGAAATCGAGGGCGAACTCGCAGTCGAGTAGTGGTGAACTCATGCCGCTTGCCCTGGCACAGCACAGCGCACGGCGGGCCGGACACGTGTTGCCGCCGCGCGGAACGCACTGACCAATTCCCTGAGCACCGCGTTGCCGTTCGTTCGAAGTGACTCGGGCGAACTCCGCACAACGACCACGCCCGCGGCCGTCAGCGACAGCCGTCCGGCTTGCTCTCGCTCCGATCCGTCGGTGGGTTTGCGGAACTGCCAACCCATTCCGATCTCGTCCCACCATGCGTCGACGGCGCCGATCGAGCGCCCTGCCCTGTCGTAGACCGTAGCCTCCCAGCGGGGTGGCGGCAGCGGTGATCGGTTGAGGAGTTGGCGCGCCAGGCCATGGACGTAGTTGTCTCTGGTTTGGGCGATGAACCGCAGTTGCTGGCGGACGGCCGCGGTGCCGCGCTGGTTGCCCGCGTCGAGTTCCGCACGCAGTTGCTCCGGCGTGCACATGCCGTAGTAGATGGGCAGCGTCAACAGTTCCCGCAGCCGTTCCGGTTCGTGCTGTCTTCGGGCCGCGTCGAGCGCGGCCCGCTCCGGCGGTGCGAACGGCAACCCATGGACGAACACCGGGTCCGGCCGCCTGGCTGTTCGCTCCAACAGCAGGAACTCCGGTGGCGAAAGCCTGCGCCAGTTCGGGACGAGTGCGTGCACCGTGCGAGGTTTGGGCAGGTCCAGGCCCTGGGCACAAAGCGCGTCGTGTCCGGTCAGGACGCATTCCTTGCCGAGGTATGTCGCGGCAGCGTGAAGCAGCTGCGTTCTTGTCGGTTCACCTGAGGCGAGCATGACGACACCGGGTGCCAGGCGTCGCCATGGCCCACCCGGGCGGCAGCGTCTCGCGATGGTTTGGTCCAGTACGCCGCGGGCTCGCAGCGTGGAAACCGAGACGATGTTGTTGACAGGGTGCTGAGCGGCCTTCGCCGCGTCGATCGTGAAGGTCATGCCCACAGCGTGATCGTGGCTGCGTGGCTCGGGTAGTGGCAGTTGTGAAGCTGTGGACAGCTTCGTGCTGAATTGGCACATTCGTGCCTTGCCGACGTCGTGCTGTGGACAGGTCGGGATCAGTCGGCGAAGCCGGGCTGCCAACGTTCGACAATGGAGCGCAGGGCCAGCTCAGCGTCGAGTTGGCACAGGATGCCGATAGCACCCACGGTCACGCGATGGATCAGCAGCCAGTGCGGTGGCAGGTTGAGTGACCGACCCGTGCGGAAGTCCTGACTGCGCGTGTCGCCCATCCGAAGAGCCTGTTTCTGGGCCCACCGGCGAGTGAAGTGGAACCGCTCCTCGGTGAGCGGGGAGATCAAAGGAAGGAGGTAGTTGTGGACGTCTTCCGGGTCGAGTTCGGTGTCGGGGCGTACGAATCCCTCTGAGCGGAGTACCTCGAACAGTTCCGCCGAGCGCCCGTCGAGGGCCAGCCGCATGATCAGGCCGAGTGCGGGCGGCGCGCCGTGCGGCAACCTCGCGACGGCACCGAAGTCGATGACGCCGAGCCTGCCGTCGTCGAGCAGCATGAAGTTGCCCGGGTGCGGGTCCGAGTGCAGCAGATGCGCTCGGGTCGGCGACGAGTAGTGGAACTCCGCGAGGAGTCGGCCGGCCTCGTTGCGCTGTGTGGTCGTACCGTCCTTGATGATGTGGGCGTAGGGGGTGCCGCTGATCCATTCCGTCACGATGACCTTCGGCGCGCTCGCGACGACCTTCGGCACGACGATCTGCTCGTCGGCGTCGAACGCCTTGGCGAAACGCCGCTGACTGTCGGCTTCGGTGCGGTAGTCCAGTTCCTCGTCCATCCGGTCTGCCAGCTCCGCGAGGAGCGGCTTGATCTCCGTGCCCGGTACCAGAGCCTGGAACAGTCGGCTGAACCGCTGCAGTTGCCGCAGGTCGCTGCGCAGGGCCTCATCGGCGCCCGGGTACTGGACCTTGACCGCCACCTCGCGACCGTCGTGCCAGACAGCCCGATGGACCTGGCCGATACTCGCGGCGGCACTGGGTTGATCGGAGAACTCGGCGAACCGCTGGCTCCAGGAGCGCCCGAGCTGCTCGGCGAGGACCCGGTGTGTCTGCCGTGCGGACATGGGCGGAGCGGCAGCCTGCAGCTTCGTCAGGGCCTCGCGGTAGGGCGCGGCGAGCTCGTCCGGTACCGCGGCTTCGAACACGCTCAACGCCTGTCCGAACTTCATGGCACCGCCCTTGAGCGTCCCGAGGACCTCGAAGAGCTGCTCGGCCGCTTTCGCGGACAGCGCGGCATTGACCTCCTCCGCGCTCTGGCCTGTCAGCCGCCTGCCCCAGCCACCGACGGCACGACCGGCGATACCCAACGGAAGACTGGCGAGCTTGGCAGTGCGCGCGGCGGCGCGACGTGGAATCGCGGTCTCAACCGCCTCGTCGGTGGAATCGCGGAAGTCCGTCACGCAAGCGATTCTGCCTTGCGGATCAGCCTGTGTGCACTCATTCGAGGTGGAAATCGCCATGCCAGCGTGGGCGTCCGGTCACAGGCAGTGATCGGACGCCCGCTGATGCTGCGGAGAAGGAAGGGCAATTACCTGGCTGGGCTACCCACCGTGCTGCGCCGAGGTGCGGACGACGGCCGAGGGGCGCCGCAGGAACAGTGTGGATGCGCAGGCCACTCGCGTCGCAGCACGGTACCGGCGTAGCAGTCGAGCTCCAGTGTCCCGTTCCAGGTCGGAGGGGGAGTGTCTTCCGGACACAGGAAGCGCAGTACCTGCCCGGCGGCGAGCGCGGCGGTCCCGTAGACGCCGCTGAGTTCGGCACGCTGGTAGCGGCCCGCCAGTTGGCCTGCCACTCGGGGCCAGCAGGCATCGAGCGCGGTCCGATGCAGGTCGGCGCAGCGAAGGCAACTGCTTCTGCCGGGCAGGACGAGCGGGCCCACGATGCCGATGCCGTCTCGAACGCGTACCGGGAGGTGCGCGAGGCCGTCCGCGGAAAGCCTGGTGATCAACTCGGGTGCGGGCACGACGGCATCGGTGACGACGACGAGGTCGGGTCGCCGGTTGCCGCGCAGCCGAGTTGTACGCGTGGCCGGGTTCGCTCTTCGGACGGCACCGGTGAGCGCGTGGCGTCGTGGGGACCCGACATCCCCGTCGAGGAGCCCGGAGCCGAGGTCGTCACGGGTGACCGTGCCCTCGGCCTGGGTGTCGATGTGGCCGACGCCCGCGGCGGCCAGCAGACTCGCCACCGCTGCCGCCAGCCGACCGCCACCGTGCACCAGCACCGCGGACCGTGCTCGCCGTGCAGCCGTGTCGCGGCGTCTCTTGCCGAGTCCGGCCGACCACAGTTCCGGTTCCTGCTCGCACTCCTGTGGGCTGTCGGCGGAGTCGGCCTCCTCGACCAGCCCACGCTCGGCAAGGCCGGTGAGCAGATCGCGGAGGCGCTCGGCGTGCTCGTCCCTGGCGAGTGCCAGGAGTGAGGCCGTGGTACGCCGCCCGTCGAGCCCGCGCAGGATGTCCATGAGAATCGGGGGCAGGTTGGGGGCCACGACAGCATGCCGGGGATCGAGGCCGATCTGGAGTTCGTCGGATCTCCGCTCGTACACGCCGAGGCCGGGAAGCAGTCGCGGACGGTTCGGGAGCGTCACGTTCTGTAGCGGTGGTCTCATGCGCTCAGGGTGACTGCAGATCGCTGTCGGTGCACCTCCGCGCGGGCCGCTTGTCCACAGGCGAAAGGTATCTGTGGACAACTATGGCGATGTGATGTTGTGGCCATCCTCGATGTCGGTCAGTGGCTTTACGGTGGACACGTGGCCGAAGCACGGGTTCCCTCACTGAGGAATCGGGACAAGACCAAGCGGAAGTCTTCCGTCCCAGAACAGAAGGTCGAAGTTCGGCGAAGCGCACGTCGCCGCCGGACCGTCACCGCGTACCGAGACGGTGACACACTTGTGGTGCTCATACCCGCCACGATGAGCCAGGCGGAGGAAGAACACTGGGTCGCGGAGATGCAGCGCAAGCTGCAGCGCACCGAGAGCAGGCGTGCTTCACCTGCTCGGGCATCGGACGAGGCGTTGCTGATGCGGTGCGCCCAGCTGTCGAGGCGCTACCTTGACGGCACGGCACAGCCCGCGAGCGTGCGGTGGGTGCCCCCGATGCGTACACGCTGGGCTTCGTGCACCCCGGCGGACCGCACCATCCGCGTGAGCGAGCGGCTTCGCGAAGTGCCGTCGTGGGTGCTCGACTACGTGCTCGTGCACGAACTCGCCCACCTGCGGGTCGCCGAGCACAACGCCAAGTTCTGGGCCCTGGTGCGGCGCTACCCGAAGACGGAACGGGCGATCGGCTATCTGGAGGGGCTGTCCGCGGCCGAGGGCCTTGGCATCTCCAACCTCGACGACACCGAGTGAGGTTTCACCGGTCCTTGCCGGTGTCCTCTCCTGGTTCGCCGTCCTCCGACTCCTCGGACCTGGCTTGCTCCTCCGCTCGCTCGGTCCGTTCGAGTTCGGCGATCGGATCGAGGTCGCCTGCCTCCTCGCCGTGGCCTGCCCGCTCGGCGAAGCCCATCGGGTCGTCCAGGTCCTCGGAGGTGGGCAGCAGGTCGGGATGTGACCACACCTTGTCCCTGGCGTCCATGCCGTGCTGGTCGCCGACGAGCTTCCACAACGCCGAAGCCGCGCGCATGCGGCGAGGCCGCAGTTCAAGACCCACGAGCGTGGCGAAAGTCTGCTCGGCGGGACCGCCGGTCGCCCGTCGCCTGCGCAGCGTCTCCCGCAGGGCGTCGGCGCCCGGCAGGCGCTCACCGACGGCGTCGGCGACCACCACGTCGACCCAGCCTTCGACCAGTGCCAGCAACGTCTCGAGCCTGCCCAGCGCGGCCTGCTGCTCCGGGGTCGTCTTCGGCTCGAGCAACCCGGACGACATCATCTGCTCGATGCTCGCGGGGTTGCTCGGGTCCACCTGTCCGGCGAGTTGTTCGAGCGCCGAGGTGTCCACGGTGATGCCGTGCGCGAACTCCTCCACCGTGGCCAGCAGCCGCTGCCGCAGCCACGGCACGTGAGCGAACAGTCGCTGATACGCGGCCTCACGTGCGGCGAGGAAAACCAGGACCTCGCTGCTGGGCCGTTCGAGGCCCTCGGTGAACTTCTCGATGTTGGCCGGGAGCAGTGCGGAGGTGGCAGGCGGTCCGAGCGGGAGGCCGACATCGGTCGACGTCAGCACCTCCGACGCCAGTTCTGCGAGCGCGTTGCCCAGCTGCGAGCCGAACGCCATGCCGCCCATCTGCTCGACCATCGACAGTAGCGGTCCCGCTGCTTGCTTGGCCTCCTCCGGCAGTGCCTGCATCCAGGCGCTGGAGACCTGCTTGGCGACCGGGTCGCACAGCCGCTGCCAGGTCGGTAACGTCTTGTCCACCCAATCCCGCGAGCTCCAGGCAACCGTGGTGCTCGCCCCAGCGGGCAGGATCGTGGCTTCGTCGAGCCACAGCTCGGCGAGGTGTGCCGAATCCCGAACGGCGTCCTCGCTCGACCTGTCGCCGACGAACCCCATCTTCGACTCGCTGCCGAGGCGCTGCAGCGCGATCTGTTTGGCCAGGTCGTAGTTCACCGGGCCGGTGGAGCTGCCTGCCTGGCTGAGCATCTGCCCCAGTTGACTGAGCATCTGCCCCAGTTGCTGGAACGCGTCGGCGCCCGAACCAGGCTGGTCGCCCGAGCCGCCTGGATCGTTCTCACGACGCTTGTCGGGGTCGGGGAGTCCGAAGCCGAACGGTAGGTTGCTCATATCACCACCGTACGCGGACGAGTATTGACCCAGCCTCCCCATTGACAAGGTGACGTGGCTGTGTTCGCGGTCGGCGTCATCACGGCGGTTCGCTCGGCCGATCCCGCACCGTGACCCGACATCACTCGCCGTACGCTGTGCGTGTGAGTGAGTCCCGTGGCAAGCAACCAGCTTCGGCAGCCACGCAGGTGAGCCCACCGTCCGGCGCGGCGGGAGAGCCGGCCGACAACGGGTCAGGCCGCTCGCGGTTGCGGCTCAGCAGACGTGGTTGGACGCTCGCGTTGAGCGCGGTGCTGGTGGTGGTGTTCGCCATGCTGGGCGCGTTCGTTCGCGTCCCCTACGTCGCGCTCGGCCCAGGGCCGACCTACGACACGCTCGGTGCGGTCAACGGGGAGCAGGTGGTGTCGGTCGAGGGCCGTCCCACCTACCCGACCGGCGGCGAGTTGCGGATGACCACGGTGTCGCTGAACGACGACGTGACCCTGTTCGGTGCGCTGGGGCTGTGGGTGAGCGGGCGGTTCGCGATCGCTCCCCGTGAGGAGTACTTCCAGCCCGGCGAGTCCGACGAGGAGGTCAGGCGGCAAAACATCCAGCAGTTCCGTGACTCGCAGAGCAACGCGGAAGTGGCGGCCCTGCGCAGCCTGGGCTACCCGGTGAAGGTCGTGGTGAAGGAGGTCGTCTCGGGTAGCCCCGCCGACGACGTGCTCTCACCAGGTGACGAGATCGTTGCGGTAGACGGCAGGCGCATTTCGAACGAGGACGACGTGATCGCCGCGTTGAAGGGCACGCGGCCGGGGCAGACCATCTCGATCACGTTCCGGCACGACGGGCAGCCCACGCGCACCGAGTCGGTGAGGCTGGCGAGGCACCCGGAAGGCCCGCAGGGATTCGTCGGATTCCAGCCGATCGACAGAGCCGACGTGCCGTTCGAGGTCGACATCGCCCTCGAGGACGTAGGAGGGCCCTCCGCAGGGCTGATGTTCGCCCTCGCGATCGTCGATCGAATGACTCCGGGGAAGCTCGTGGGCGGAGAACGCGTCGCGGGTACGGGCGAGATCAGCGAGAAGGGCCAGGTCGGCGCTATCGGCGGAATCTCGTTCAAGCTGGTCGCCGCGAAAGAAGCGGGAGCCACCGCGTTCCTCGTACCTGAACGAAACTGTGCGGAGGCCTCCGCACAGGCCCCCGAGGGGCTTCGACTGATCAAGGTGTCGGACCTGGACGGAGCCGTGCGGGCACTGCAGAACCTGGACGCGGGCAGGCCCGTCCCGTCCTGCTGAAGGCTCGCCCAGCGGCGCAGGCGCGGCCGAGCGGGTCAGGGCTGGAGGGTGGCTCGCAGCGCGTCCACGAGGTTGGGGGCCAACTCGGGATGCTCGATGATCTCGTCCACGTCGCCGGACTGCTGCGAACCCGGATCGGCTGCCTCGCCGGGGTCGTGGATTCCACGAAGGCGCATCACGCAGGCGGCGGTGCCGTCGCGTAGCACGGCGGCGACGAGCCGGGCCTCGGTGCGGCTCGGGTGGTCAGCCGCGGCCTGGCGCAGCCGAGCCAGGTCGCCGGCGTCCGATCCCTCGTCGACCTCCGGCAACTGTGCCTCGGCGTCCGGAGGTAGGACGATGATCTCCTGCGCGAGCGCACAGCCGCTCACCGCTTCCGGCCAGGCGATGCGTGCCAGCGCCTCGGCGAGGTCACCTTCGGGTAGCGAGTCCTGCGCCACCGGCGTCAGTGCGCTGCCCTGATCGAGGTGCCCAGCCAGTTCCGGCTGCTGGCGCAGCAGGTCAGCGGTGGACACCAGGGCGAACAGTTGCGGTTGCTGATCCCACCCGCCGGACGCGACGAATTCCTCGACCTCGCGGGCCAGCGCCGCTACGCTCGCGGAACCTGCCTGGTGCTCGCTCTCCGTCATGGTCCTATCGTGGCAGGTGCGGCCCCTCGGTCCGCGAGCGCCCGGTTTGGGGTGTTTCGGGAACTCGGAGCACCCTCCGTAAAGTTAGGTATTCAGGGGTGTTCGCGACGTCGGCGCCCCGCAACGTCAATCTCGACCACGGGAGTGTGCGTAGTGGCCACCCGGCCCCCTGTCAGCCTGCCGAAGCTTTCTCGGCGCGCTCGCGTCCTGCTCATCCTCGCGGCCGCCATCATCCTGCTCCTGCTACTGGGCGCCAGGCTGCTGGACACCTATGTCGACTGGCTGTGGTTCGGCGAGGTGGGCGCGCGCGGGGTGTTCAGCACCGTGCTGCTCACCCGTGTCGTGCTGTTCTTCGTGACGGGCACCCTCGT encodes:
- a CDS encoding YlbL family protein, yielding MSESRGKQPASAATQVSPPSGAAGEPADNGSGRSRLRLSRRGWTLALSAVLVVVFAMLGAFVRVPYVALGPGPTYDTLGAVNGEQVVSVEGRPTYPTGGELRMTTVSLNDDVTLFGALGLWVSGRFAIAPREEYFQPGESDEEVRRQNIQQFRDSQSNAEVAALRSLGYPVKVVVKEVVSGSPADDVLSPGDEIVAVDGRRISNEDDVIAALKGTRPGQTISITFRHDGQPTRTESVRLARHPEGPQGFVGFQPIDRADVPFEVDIALEDVGGPSAGLMFALAIVDRMTPGKLVGGERVAGTGEISEKGQVGAIGGISFKLVAAKEAGATAFLVPERNCAEASAQAPEGLRLIKVSDLDGAVRALQNLDAGRPVPSC
- a CDS encoding zinc-dependent metalloprotease encodes the protein MSNLPFGFGLPDPDKRRENDPGGSGDQPGSGADAFQQLGQMLSQLGQMLSQAGSSTGPVNYDLAKQIALQRLGSESKMGFVGDRSSEDAVRDSAHLAELWLDEATILPAGASTTVAWSSRDWVDKTLPTWQRLCDPVAKQVSSAWMQALPEEAKQAAGPLLSMVEQMGGMAFGSQLGNALAELASEVLTSTDVGLPLGPPATSALLPANIEKFTEGLERPSSEVLVFLAAREAAYQRLFAHVPWLRQRLLATVEEFAHGITVDTSALEQLAGQVDPSNPASIEQMMSSGLLEPKTTPEQQAALGRLETLLALVEGWVDVVVADAVGERLPGADALRETLRRRRATGGPAEQTFATLVGLELRPRRMRAASALWKLVGDQHGMDARDKVWSHPDLLPTSEDLDDPMGFAERAGHGEEAGDLDPIAELERTERAEEQARSEESEDGEPGEDTGKDR
- a CDS encoding PPA1309 family protein gives rise to the protein MTESEHQAGSASVAALAREVEEFVASGGWDQQPQLFALVSTADLLRQQPELAGHLDQGSALTPVAQDSLPEGDLAEALARIAWPEAVSGCALAQEIIVLPPDAEAQLPEVDEGSDAGDLARLRQAAADHPSRTEARLVAAVLRDGTAACVMRLRGIHDPGEAADPGSQQSGDVDEIIEHPELAPNLVDALRATLQP
- a CDS encoding class I SAM-dependent methyltransferase, whose product is MPGHTHDDVDWAARLTSLRRLDDLERDALVEVARRLTDGLPHGPTVVDVGCGAGGMSLALADALRRAGGGTLILVDAVDEVLAAASQSVAAAGDSLVRVEAVLADVGADQVREVITEADLIWAASVLHHVPDQQAAVNRLAGVLRPGGLLAVAEGGLAPRCLPWDIGIGRPGLEERLNGARESWFEGLRAGMPDVARMPYGWTCALRRAGLSDLRSFSYLVDHPAPADSAVLDFVLDRFAWYSEIATDHVSEQDREAVRRLLDPDSPDYLGQRDDVYLLAARTVHTGRRV
- a CDS encoding M48 metallopeptidase family protein — encoded protein: MRNRDKTKRKSSVPEQKVEVRRSARRRRTVTAYRDGDTLVVLIPATMSQAEEEHWVAEMQRKLQRTESRRASPARASDEALLMRCAQLSRRYLDGTAQPASVRWVPPMRTRWASCTPADRTIRVSERLREVPSWVLDYVLVHELAHLRVAEHNAKFWALVRRYPKTERAIGYLEGLSAAEGLGISNLDDTE
- a CDS encoding WhiB family transcriptional regulator produces the protein MSSATAFASEEALTDQWTAGAGVAELFDAVSEPELRLPCRSGEADLWFAEAPADLERAKHLCGDCPVRASCLAGALARREPWGVWGGEIFERGAVVARKRPRGRPRKNPIEPVSAGQRSAA
- a CDS encoding ABC1 kinase family protein yields the protein MTDFRDSTDEAVETAIPRRAAARTAKLASLPLGIAGRAVGGWGRRLTGQSAEEVNAALSAKAAEQLFEVLGTLKGGAMKFGQALSVFEAAVPDELAAPYREALTKLQAAAPPMSARQTHRVLAEQLGRSWSQRFAEFSDQPSAAASIGQVHRAVWHDGREVAVKVQYPGADEALRSDLRQLQRFSRLFQALVPGTEIKPLLAELADRMDEELDYRTEADSQRRFAKAFDADEQIVVPKVVASAPKVIVTEWISGTPYAHIIKDGTTTQRNEAGRLLAEFHYSSPTRAHLLHSDPHPGNFMLLDDGRLGVIDFGAVARLPHGAPPALGLIMRLALDGRSAELFEVLRSEGFVRPDTELDPEDVHNYLLPLISPLTEERFHFTRRWAQKQALRMGDTRSQDFRTGRSLNLPPHWLLIHRVTVGAIGILCQLDAELALRSIVERWQPGFAD
- a CDS encoding ThiF family adenylyltransferase translates to MRPPLQNVTLPNRPRLLPGLGVYERRSDELQIGLDPRHAVVAPNLPPILMDILRGLDGRRTTASLLALARDEHAERLRDLLTGLAERGLVEEADSADSPQECEQEPELWSAGLGKRRRDTAARRARSAVLVHGGGRLAAAVASLLAAAGVGHIDTQAEGTVTRDDLGSGLLDGDVGSPRRHALTGAVRRANPATRTTRLRGNRRPDLVVVTDAVVPAPELITRLSADGLAHLPVRVRDGIGIVGPLVLPGRSSCLRCADLHRTALDACWPRVAGQLAGRYQRAELSGVYGTAALAAGQVLRFLCPEDTPPPTWNGTLELDCYAGTVLRREWPAHPHCSCGAPRPSSAPRRSTVGSPAR